One window of Phycisphaeraceae bacterium genomic DNA carries:
- the truD gene encoding tRNA pseudouridine(13) synthase TruD, with product MSDAPQPPRTQVPDGDPHVAPVVYVTSDIPGVGGVIKQRPEDFLVDETAAYQPSGAGEHIYLYVEKRNLSTLEAARILASHFGVAPDSVGFAGMKDRVAITRQLFSVHAPGKTPEDFPQLVHDRLQIQWADLHTNKIRLGHLTGNRFSIRIRSAGVGRVRDAKASLDRLVAFGLPNRFGPQRFGRTLNNHLIGRALICADFDEAIRLLIAPERATTPAHTKAKELFLAGKYSEALAELPHTSYSERSVLRALSKGVRASRAIKTLDRSTLRFFLSAFQSAAFNSVLDERLRAGTLNELHAGDVAFKHDSRACFDVDSAVASDPSTPERLRAFEISASGPMWSGKMRRAGGATDEAELRSLENLGVTIAQLQSFEKSAGQLIEGARRPLRVPLTFPEIEAGSDEHGEYIRVAFDLPRGAFATVALEEIMKAGRAGDAEPSDEEDE from the coding sequence GTGAGCGACGCGCCGCAGCCTCCCCGAACACAAGTGCCGGATGGCGATCCGCACGTCGCGCCGGTCGTATACGTCACGTCAGATATTCCCGGAGTCGGGGGCGTAATCAAGCAGCGCCCCGAAGACTTTCTGGTTGACGAGACCGCGGCGTATCAGCCCTCGGGCGCCGGCGAGCACATCTACCTCTACGTTGAGAAAAGGAATCTCTCGACTCTGGAAGCGGCGCGGATACTTGCTTCGCACTTCGGGGTCGCTCCGGATTCGGTCGGCTTTGCGGGCATGAAAGATCGCGTGGCGATCACGCGGCAACTCTTCTCGGTTCACGCCCCCGGCAAGACGCCCGAAGATTTTCCTCAGCTCGTGCACGACCGATTGCAGATCCAGTGGGCCGACCTGCACACCAACAAGATCCGGCTCGGTCACCTCACGGGGAACCGGTTCAGCATCCGCATCCGGAGCGCCGGCGTCGGCCGGGTTCGAGACGCCAAGGCGAGCCTCGACCGTCTGGTTGCATTCGGACTGCCGAACCGGTTCGGACCGCAGCGATTCGGAAGAACGCTGAACAATCACCTGATCGGGCGCGCGTTGATCTGTGCTGACTTTGACGAGGCGATCAGGCTGCTGATTGCGCCTGAGCGTGCGACGACGCCGGCGCATACGAAAGCCAAGGAATTGTTTCTGGCCGGAAAATACAGCGAAGCGCTCGCGGAATTGCCTCACACTTCCTACTCCGAACGGAGCGTGCTTCGCGCCCTTTCGAAGGGCGTTCGGGCGTCGCGGGCGATCAAGACGCTTGATCGGTCCACGCTGCGGTTTTTCCTTTCCGCGTTTCAATCCGCCGCATTCAACAGTGTCCTGGACGAGCGGCTGCGAGCCGGAACACTGAACGAATTGCACGCCGGCGATGTTGCGTTCAAGCACGACAGCCGCGCTTGCTTCGACGTGGACAGCGCGGTCGCATCCGATCCTTCGACGCCGGAGCGGCTGCGCGCATTCGAAATCAGCGCGAGCGGACCGATGTGGAGCGGGAAAATGAGGCGCGCGGGTGGAGCAACGGATGAAGCGGAATTGCGATCGCTCGAGAATCTGGGAGTGACAATCGCACAACTTCAGTCATTCGAAAAGAGCGCCGGGCAACTGATCGAGGGAGCCCGCCGGCCGCTACGGGTTCCGCTGACTTTTCCGGAGATCGAAGCGGGATCGGACGAGCACGGCGAGTACATCCGCGTGGCGTTCGATCTGCCGCGCGGAGCATTCGCAACGGTCGCGCTCGAAGAAATCATGAAAGCCGGGCGCGCCGGCGACGCAGAGCCATCGGACGAGGAGGACGAGTGA
- the lgt gene encoding prolipoprotein diacylglyceryl transferase produces MPTLASWLHDLSPFAIKVSDGFGLRWYGLSYAAGFLVAYLFMRTLAARNLILIPKDRVADAMTWLILGVVVGGRLGYALFYDPQLFTNFSSSFPWWGLFALNKGGMASHGGIAGVIIASWWISRGFRGQSGNIVGKCSMLHVLDVMSVAAPPGLFFGRIANFINGELLGKVVAMPSEKGPWWTVQFPQEVLSTPMSQGGHRPPLTIEQQHALDTLILKHALPTDGFEQAYQRVLDQLQRGGEAGRRVAAELAPVISSRHPSQLYQAFAEGIVLWVTLMLIWRKPRVSGVVASWFLIIYGVLRVATEFWRLPDAQLTVQRVLGLSRGQWLSVLMIVAGLLLLAGSLAVARRSSPTRYVGGWGKRASTV; encoded by the coding sequence ATGCCGACGCTGGCTTCCTGGCTGCACGATCTCAGCCCTTTCGCGATCAAAGTCTCCGATGGATTTGGGCTGCGCTGGTATGGGTTGTCATATGCCGCGGGTTTTCTGGTTGCGTATCTGTTCATGCGAACGCTCGCGGCACGAAACCTGATCCTCATTCCGAAGGACCGCGTTGCCGACGCGATGACATGGCTCATCCTCGGAGTGGTGGTTGGGGGGCGCCTCGGCTACGCGCTATTTTACGACCCGCAGCTCTTTACGAACTTCTCCTCTTCGTTTCCGTGGTGGGGGCTCTTTGCGCTCAACAAGGGCGGCATGGCGAGCCACGGCGGCATCGCGGGGGTGATCATCGCGAGCTGGTGGATCTCGCGCGGTTTCAGAGGTCAATCGGGCAATATTGTGGGCAAGTGCTCGATGCTCCACGTGCTCGACGTGATGTCGGTCGCGGCGCCGCCGGGACTCTTCTTCGGACGGATCGCGAATTTCATCAACGGCGAATTGCTTGGCAAGGTTGTGGCGATGCCTAGCGAGAAGGGCCCCTGGTGGACTGTTCAATTTCCGCAGGAAGTGCTCTCGACGCCGATGAGCCAGGGCGGGCACCGGCCGCCGCTCACGATCGAGCAGCAGCACGCGCTCGACACCCTCATTCTGAAGCACGCGCTACCGACCGACGGCTTCGAGCAGGCGTACCAGCGCGTGCTCGACCAATTGCAGCGTGGCGGCGAAGCGGGCCGGCGGGTTGCTGCGGAACTCGCGCCGGTCATCTCCTCGCGCCATCCGTCGCAGCTCTACCAGGCGTTCGCCGAGGGAATCGTGCTCTGGGTAACGCTGATGCTCATCTGGCGAAAGCCCCGAGTTTCCGGCGTTGTCGCTTCGTGGTTCCTGATTATTTATGGCGTTCTGCGCGTCGCGACGGAGTTCTGGCGTCTGCCCGACGCACAGCTGACCGTGCAAAGGGTTTTGGGTCTGTCCCGCGGCCAATGGCTCAGCGTGCTCATGATCGTCGCAGGGCTCCTCTTGCTCGCCGGGTCGCTCGCGGTTGCGAGACGCTCGTCGCCGACCAGATACGTCGGGGGCTGGGGCAAGAGAGCGTCAACGGTGTGA
- a CDS encoding thioredoxin domain-containing protein, with product MTSSSPNTAGSRRQNRLAASTSPYLLQHARNPVDWYPWGGEAFEAARRRDVPIFLSIGYSTCYWCHVMERESFENESIASVMNERFVCIKVDREERPDVDDIYMTATQVMTGHGGWPMNCFLEPGSLRPFWCGTYFPPAARPGLGVPAFPQVLVNISEAYKTQRDEVLNQAEQIAGIVRERMKPVRAVGSIDGVGAVTEAVSGLLRMFDRNQGGFGGAPKFPQPVFLELLLDARENSGSPATKDAIDQSLRFTLDRMMIGGIYDHLGGGFHRYSVDAHWTVPHFEKMLYDNALLARVYARASLAYSDGEYARIARETCEYVLREMSQPGGGFASAQDAEVDGREGLNYVWTLDDVRAALNAEDAAFATKVLSMDAGPNFKDPHHPSEPARSVLRLGDRADRVARTLGMEPDEFHARLGRIRQRLRTIRAARRQPHLDDKVLASWNGLMIGALATAGAALQEPRFVAASVAAADFVLNSMVLSDGRLARSTRLGTSSGAGYLEDYAFVIAGLLELSAAVPDSAESRKFGDAAARLAEKAHELFADGAGVYFDVEDGAGNLFVRARSTHDGAIPSGTSVQFHNLLSLRREDRAAGLFSGIVAPLVEMPLGIASAARALLRVLTDASWKETSLVAMMRGAPGQKTEREESFTPVEIYASEERLAVGPDTPASMTLVLQIAEGYHVIAGDPWVDDPKSEARGLLPLRVHTVGGSGIRVYADYPAGSPYTVAREVIGAPRVYDGRIEFEVAVELDGEWKGKPLLAVTFQACSGTECLQPRTAELDIAIDRI from the coding sequence ATGACATCTTCGAGCCCAAATACGGCCGGATCGCGCCGTCAAAATCGGCTGGCGGCGAGCACCAGCCCCTATCTGCTCCAGCACGCCCGCAACCCGGTGGACTGGTACCCGTGGGGAGGCGAAGCCTTTGAAGCCGCGCGGCGCCGCGACGTGCCGATTTTTCTCAGCATCGGCTATTCAACTTGCTACTGGTGCCATGTCATGGAGCGCGAGAGTTTCGAGAATGAATCCATCGCCTCTGTGATGAACGAGCGATTTGTTTGCATCAAAGTCGATCGCGAGGAACGGCCCGATGTGGATGACATCTACATGACCGCGACGCAGGTGATGACCGGTCACGGCGGCTGGCCGATGAATTGCTTCCTCGAACCGGGCTCGCTCCGGCCGTTTTGGTGCGGCACGTATTTTCCTCCGGCCGCGCGCCCGGGGCTTGGCGTGCCGGCCTTTCCGCAGGTGCTTGTCAATATCAGCGAGGCCTACAAGACACAACGCGATGAGGTGCTGAATCAGGCGGAGCAGATCGCGGGGATCGTTCGAGAACGCATGAAGCCTGTGCGGGCAGTGGGGTCGATTGACGGCGTCGGCGCTGTCACCGAAGCTGTTTCGGGCCTGCTCCGCATGTTCGACCGGAATCAGGGTGGGTTCGGGGGCGCACCGAAGTTTCCGCAACCGGTGTTTCTCGAGCTTCTGCTCGATGCACGCGAGAACTCGGGATCGCCGGCGACGAAGGACGCGATCGACCAGTCGCTCCGCTTCACGCTCGACCGGATGATGATCGGCGGCATCTACGACCATCTCGGGGGCGGCTTCCATCGCTACAGCGTGGATGCGCACTGGACCGTGCCTCACTTCGAGAAAATGCTCTACGACAATGCGCTTCTCGCGCGCGTTTACGCCCGAGCTTCTCTCGCCTACTCGGACGGTGAATACGCGCGGATCGCGCGCGAGACTTGCGAATATGTGCTGCGCGAGATGTCGCAGCCCGGAGGCGGTTTCGCGTCCGCGCAGGATGCCGAGGTCGACGGGCGCGAAGGCCTCAATTACGTGTGGACGCTCGATGACGTTCGCGCCGCATTGAATGCTGAAGACGCGGCGTTCGCGACCAAAGTGCTGTCGATGGATGCCGGCCCGAATTTCAAAGATCCGCACCATCCAAGCGAGCCCGCACGCAGCGTTCTCCGGCTGGGCGACCGGGCCGATCGCGTCGCGCGAACACTCGGAATGGAACCGGATGAGTTTCACGCCCGTTTGGGCCGAATTCGGCAAAGGCTTCGAACGATCCGCGCGGCCCGCCGCCAGCCGCACCTCGACGACAAAGTCCTCGCCTCATGGAACGGGTTGATGATCGGCGCACTAGCGACTGCGGGCGCGGCGCTGCAGGAGCCGCGGTTCGTCGCCGCGTCGGTTGCCGCGGCGGACTTCGTCCTCAACAGCATGGTCCTGTCGGACGGCAGGCTTGCGCGTTCAACGCGACTTGGCACATCGAGCGGCGCCGGCTATCTCGAGGACTACGCGTTTGTGATTGCGGGGTTACTCGAACTATCGGCGGCCGTGCCGGATTCGGCGGAATCCCGCAAGTTCGGCGATGCCGCGGCACGCCTCGCAGAGAAAGCGCACGAGCTGTTTGCTGACGGCGCGGGCGTCTACTTTGATGTTGAAGATGGGGCGGGCAATCTGTTTGTGCGAGCGAGATCCACGCATGACGGTGCGATACCGAGCGGCACGTCGGTGCAATTCCACAATCTGCTCTCACTCCGGCGGGAAGATCGCGCCGCCGGTCTCTTCTCCGGAATCGTTGCTCCGCTCGTTGAGATGCCGCTGGGAATCGCGAGCGCGGCGCGAGCGCTCCTTCGAGTCCTGACCGATGCAAGTTGGAAAGAAACCAGTCTTGTAGCGATGATGCGCGGAGCACCGGGGCAGAAAACTGAGCGAGAAGAGAGCTTCACGCCCGTCGAGATCTATGCCTCCGAGGAACGGCTCGCGGTCGGGCCGGACACGCCGGCCTCGATGACACTCGTACTCCAGATTGCCGAGGGTTATCACGTCATCGCGGGGGATCCGTGGGTTGATGACCCCAAGTCCGAAGCGCGAGGCTTGCTGCCGCTGCGCGTTCACACGGTGGGCGGAAGCGGGATCAGGGTGTACGCCGATTATCCGGCGGGCTCGCCGTACACGGTCGCGCGCGAGGTGATCGGAGCGCCTCGGGTGTACGACGGCCGCATCGAATTCGAAGTCGCGGTCGAACTCGATGGAGAGTGGAAAGGCAAGCCTCTGTTGGCAGTGACCTTCCAGGCATGCAGCGGCACAGAGTGTCTGCAGCCCCGAACGGCCGAACTCGATATTGCGATTGATCGAATTTGA
- a CDS encoding bifunctional nuclease family protein encodes MAVRMELSRILIRELNDMQLIELREVAPEGADQSDVRSFPIVIGLPEATAIERRLKGIQIKRPQTHDLLANVIGNMGGELVSITINDLSDHTFFATLDVKSGDGQMLHIDSRPSDAIALGVAEGVPIYVEEHVLEAASKDPELESLDDDSSEEDDE; translated from the coding sequence ATGGCCGTTCGCATGGAATTGAGCCGCATCCTGATCCGCGAGCTGAACGACATGCAGCTCATCGAGTTGCGGGAGGTCGCGCCGGAAGGCGCGGATCAGTCGGACGTTCGCTCGTTCCCGATTGTCATCGGGCTTCCCGAGGCGACGGCGATCGAGCGCCGGCTCAAGGGGATCCAGATCAAGCGTCCCCAGACACACGACCTTCTCGCGAACGTGATCGGCAACATGGGCGGCGAGCTGGTGTCGATCACGATCAACGATCTTTCCGATCACACATTCTTTGCGACACTGGACGTGAAGTCGGGGGATGGACAGATGCTCCACATCGACAGCCGCCCGAGCGACGCGATCGCGCTCGGTGTTGCCGAGGGCGTTCCGATTTATGTCGAGGAGCATGTTCTCGAGGCGGCGAGCAAGGACCCCGAACTCGAGTCGCTGGATGACGACTCGAGCGAAGAGGACGACGAGTGA
- a CDS encoding HAD-IA family hydrolase: MSVASSNIRCVCFDWGGVILRFCRSFEEGVRAAGLDLREGAIAPEAILARRGLANRYSRGELTTEQFLAEACRATSGIYSEAELERINHAWLIEEYPGVDAIVDELNTLPQLETALLSNTTAIHWERQQPHRSLAIPHFPTAARLRHRHASHLLGLLKPDDAIYAAFERETGFAGDSIVFFDDLEENVQAARARGWCAIRIDHAGDTAAQIRAALRDLRIL; encoded by the coding sequence GTGAGCGTTGCTTCGAGCAACATACGGTGTGTGTGCTTCGATTGGGGCGGCGTGATCCTGCGTTTCTGCCGCAGTTTTGAAGAGGGTGTCCGCGCCGCGGGACTCGATCTCCGAGAAGGCGCGATCGCGCCGGAAGCGATTCTCGCACGCCGGGGCCTCGCAAATCGGTATTCGCGGGGCGAGTTGACCACGGAGCAATTCCTTGCCGAAGCGTGCCGCGCGACTTCGGGCATCTACTCGGAGGCGGAACTCGAGCGGATCAATCACGCCTGGCTGATCGAGGAATACCCGGGTGTGGACGCGATCGTGGATGAGTTGAACACGTTGCCGCAACTCGAGACGGCGCTGCTCTCGAACACAACCGCGATCCATTGGGAGCGACAACAGCCCCACCGCTCGCTCGCGATTCCGCACTTTCCGACTGCAGCCAGGCTGCGCCATCGACACGCAAGCCACCTGCTCGGGCTTCTCAAGCCGGACGACGCGATCTACGCGGCATTCGAACGCGAAACCGGCTTTGCGGGAGACTCGATCGTGTTCTTTGACGATCTCGAAGAAAACGTGCAAGCGGCACGGGCGAGGGGCTGGTGCGCGATTCGCATCGACCACGCGGGCGACACGGCTGCCCAGATCCGCGCGGCGCTACGCGACCTTCGAATTCTCTAA
- a CDS encoding NAD(P)H-hydrate epimerase gives MQKSHRRSAPRLVVLSTRAARDIDRRCAAHFGISTLVLMENAAVNVAAAVQLLTQEMKAPRVLFVAGTGNNGGDALAAARHTSNSGAEVSILLVGNPARLSPEAAIQYKTCRAMKLPISIAKHALEPALRSARMHLGRLVPDVVVDGLFGTGLSRPAEGNAQLAIRAINDFAKRGSRVFAIDIPSGLDAGTGKVLGDAVFADVTVTFVALKEGMLMPEAIEHLGRVIVADIGVPRVLIERLGRRVGGGRSANK, from the coding sequence ATGCAAAAGTCACATCGCCGTTCCGCCCCACGCCTGGTTGTTCTCTCGACGCGCGCCGCGCGCGATATCGACCGCCGCTGCGCAGCGCATTTCGGCATCTCGACGCTCGTGCTCATGGAAAACGCGGCGGTCAACGTCGCCGCAGCGGTCCAGCTTCTGACGCAAGAAATGAAGGCTCCTCGAGTCCTGTTCGTCGCGGGAACCGGGAACAACGGGGGAGACGCTCTCGCGGCGGCACGACACACCTCGAACTCGGGCGCGGAGGTTTCGATTCTTCTTGTCGGGAATCCGGCAAGGCTTTCGCCCGAAGCGGCGATTCAATACAAGACGTGCCGCGCGATGAAACTCCCGATCTCGATCGCAAAGCACGCGCTCGAGCCCGCCCTGCGCTCAGCGCGGATGCACCTGGGCCGATTGGTGCCCGATGTGGTCGTCGACGGGCTCTTCGGCACCGGACTTTCGCGGCCCGCCGAGGGAAACGCGCAATTGGCGATCCGTGCGATCAACGATTTCGCAAAGCGCGGATCGCGCGTTTTCGCGATCGACATCCCAAGCGGGCTCGACGCGGGAACCGGCAAAGTACTCGGCGATGCCGTTTTCGCGGACGTGACGGTGACTTTCGTTGCGCTGAAAGAGGGGATGCTTATGCCGGAGGCGATCGAACATCTCGGGCGAGTGATTGTTGCCGACATCGGCGTGCCGCGGGTCTTGATCGAGCGTCTGGGGCGCAGGGTCGGCGGGGGCCGCTCCGCGAATAAGTGA
- a CDS encoding type II secretion system protein: MKPRTQRAFSLVEMLIALTITGTLLAATMTALHASFRAYKFTTDAASTHVVSRIVMHRLLTMVRTGDQFGPYPADVLAKSQNPVISTSLEFVSYYDENTLTKKIVRVERRDPKTGEQGPYTLYMVQKTYVNETLTDTQDQPLLQGVTDVKFTLEYDIGPRLRRATLDLTVQPADTNDTQLHTELSAPTIRLVSSVMPRKLEIEE, translated from the coding sequence TTGAAGCCCCGCACACAACGCGCGTTCAGCCTCGTTGAAATGCTGATCGCGCTCACGATCACCGGCACGCTGCTCGCCGCGACGATGACCGCGTTGCACGCTTCGTTCCGCGCGTACAAGTTCACGACCGACGCAGCCTCCACGCACGTCGTCTCGCGCATCGTGATGCATCGGTTGCTCACCATGGTCCGCACGGGCGATCAGTTCGGCCCGTATCCGGCCGACGTGCTCGCGAAGAGCCAGAACCCCGTCATCAGCACTTCTCTCGAGTTCGTGTCGTATTACGACGAGAACACGCTGACCAAGAAGATCGTGCGTGTCGAGCGTCGCGACCCGAAGACCGGAGAGCAGGGGCCCTACACGCTCTACATGGTGCAGAAGACATACGTGAACGAAACGCTGACCGATACGCAAGATCAGCCGCTGCTGCAGGGAGTCACCGACGTCAAGTTCACGCTCGAATACGACATCGGCCCGCGATTGCGGCGCGCCACGCTTGATCTGACAGTTCAGCCGGCCGACACCAACGACACGCAGCTGCATACAGAACTGTCGGCGCCGACGATCCGGCTGGTTTCGAGCGTGATGCCGCGGAAGCTCGAGATCGAAGAGTAA
- a CDS encoding NAD(P)H-hydrate dehydratase: MTTPHLPKLPARDPHGHKGTFGTVALIGGCADDRARMIGAPAIASLAALRAGAGLARVLCPSPILNEVIAINPSATGVALPTGPGGALVPHEAAEVFDTYTQSADSIVIGPGLGWNTGPLDPLAEGTRAIVLRAILHADVPLVIDADALTALAATPDFARDFRAAAILTPHPGEHRRLATALSLPLAGDDDASRLAACEALARRIGCIVVLKGAGTVVSDGQQSWKCEHGHACLATAGTGDVLSGLLGGLLAQHAKPAARPRLSLFEVACIGVQAHALAGELWAKENAQAGLVAKELTNLLPTVLDRMRK; this comes from the coding sequence ATGACCACACCGCATTTGCCCAAGCTACCCGCACGAGATCCGCACGGACACAAGGGGACCTTCGGCACCGTCGCCCTGATCGGCGGGTGCGCCGACGACCGCGCCCGCATGATCGGCGCGCCCGCGATCGCATCGCTCGCGGCACTACGAGCCGGCGCGGGGCTCGCACGCGTGCTCTGCCCGTCGCCGATTCTGAACGAGGTCATCGCAATCAATCCCTCTGCAACCGGCGTCGCGCTCCCGACAGGGCCCGGAGGCGCTCTCGTGCCGCACGAAGCCGCGGAAGTCTTCGACACCTACACCCAGAGCGCCGACTCGATCGTCATCGGCCCGGGCCTGGGTTGGAATACCGGCCCGCTCGATCCGCTCGCCGAAGGCACTCGCGCGATCGTGCTCCGCGCCATCCTCCACGCCGACGTGCCGCTCGTGATCGATGCCGATGCCCTCACCGCGCTCGCGGCAACTCCCGACTTCGCCCGCGACTTCCGCGCCGCGGCAATCCTGACTCCTCACCCCGGCGAGCACAGACGCCTCGCGACCGCATTATCGCTCCCGCTCGCCGGCGACGACGACGCAAGCCGCCTTGCCGCGTGCGAAGCGCTCGCACGGCGCATCGGTTGTATCGTGGTTCTCAAAGGGGCCGGCACGGTCGTCAGCGACGGTCAGCAGTCGTGGAAGTGCGAGCACGGTCACGCGTGCCTCGCGACCGCCGGAACAGGCGACGTACTGAGCGGTCTGCTTGGCGGCCTGCTTGCCCAGCACGCAAAGCCCGCAGCCCGCCCGCGTTTATCGCTTTTCGAAGTCGCCTGCATCGGCGTGCAGGCGCACGCGCTTGCGGGAGAATTGTGGGCGAAGGAAAATGCGCAGGCCGGGCTCGTCGCAAAGGAACTCACGAACCTGCTGCCGACCGTGCTCGACAGAATGCGAAAGTGA
- a CDS encoding TatD family hydrolase, whose translation MIDTHCHLTFPDFRGRIPSVLAKAAEHGVTGCITISTTTHDCLQALEIAEAFPNVWCSSGVHPLYSDKGPHEWENLKRVASSPRCVAWGELGLDNHYDRPVRSLQREVLEAQLAHLSKWKRDGLDKPIVLHCREAFDDLIPILKRAAFDPGKFVFHCFTGGAREMRALLDFGAMVSITGVATYRNAEDVREAIRLVPADRIMIETDAPFLSPDPHRGVRPCEPWMSSVTARSVAATRSEDWEQFHRQINENSRRFYGVDAK comes from the coding sequence GTGATCGACACGCATTGTCATCTCACGTTCCCGGATTTTCGCGGGCGGATTCCGAGCGTGCTCGCGAAAGCGGCGGAGCACGGCGTGACCGGCTGCATCACGATTTCGACGACGACCCATGACTGCCTGCAGGCGCTCGAGATCGCGGAGGCTTTCCCGAATGTCTGGTGCTCTTCGGGAGTCCATCCGCTGTACAGTGACAAGGGGCCGCACGAATGGGAGAACCTGAAGCGTGTGGCATCCTCGCCGCGATGCGTCGCGTGGGGGGAGCTCGGACTCGACAATCACTACGACAGGCCCGTGCGCAGCCTGCAGCGCGAGGTGCTGGAGGCGCAGCTCGCGCACCTTTCGAAGTGGAAGAGGGATGGGCTCGACAAGCCGATCGTGCTGCATTGCCGCGAGGCGTTTGATGATCTCATTCCGATCTTGAAGCGCGCGGCGTTCGACCCCGGGAAGTTCGTTTTCCACTGCTTTACCGGGGGGGCGCGCGAGATGCGTGCTCTTCTCGACTTTGGCGCGATGGTATCGATCACAGGCGTCGCGACGTATCGCAATGCCGAGGACGTGCGCGAGGCGATCCGGCTGGTTCCGGCGGATCGCATCATGATCGAGACCGATGCACCGTTTCTCTCGCCCGATCCGCATCGCGGGGTGCGTCCGTGCGAGCCCTGGATGTCGAGCGTGACGGCGCGATCTGTCGCGGCGACGCGATCGGAAGACTGGGAGCAGTTCCACCGGCAGATCAACGAGAACAGCCGCCGTTTCTACGGCGTCGATGCGAAGTAG
- the galE gene encoding UDP-glucose 4-epimerase GalE: MRVLVTGGAGYIGSHACDALLNAGHSVSILDNLSRGHKAAVEILARRAPGRLAFIQGDTGDPAALDRAFDGGVDAVMHFAAFANVGESAADPVLYYRNNVGAMIPLAEAIRKRRVTRIVYSSSCSVYGQPPENLIPLHESAPLAPLSPYGRTKLIGEQILQDVVAALAMDGEKAALTCLRYFNVAGCEPRGELGEDHEPELHLLPVVLRAAMSDRPSMKLFGTDYPTPDGTCVRDYAHVCDIADAHVRALERISPGETVMLNLGLGRGISNREIIDAAQRVTGRTIKVEAAPRREGDPAQLFANPMNASARLGWSPRFTKLEEIVETAWKWFSAHPRGYRA; encoded by the coding sequence GTGAGAGTGCTGGTGACAGGAGGCGCGGGCTACATCGGATCGCACGCGTGCGACGCGCTTCTGAATGCCGGACATTCGGTCAGCATCCTCGACAATCTTTCGCGCGGACACAAAGCCGCTGTTGAGATTCTCGCGCGACGGGCGCCGGGTCGGCTTGCGTTCATTCAGGGTGATACAGGCGATCCCGCGGCACTCGACCGCGCGTTCGATGGAGGCGTCGATGCCGTCATGCACTTTGCGGCGTTCGCGAACGTCGGAGAATCCGCCGCAGACCCTGTGCTGTACTACCGCAACAACGTCGGGGCGATGATCCCGCTGGCGGAGGCGATCCGCAAGCGCCGCGTCACGCGCATCGTGTACTCGTCGAGTTGCTCGGTGTACGGGCAGCCGCCGGAGAACCTGATCCCTCTTCATGAATCCGCGCCACTCGCGCCGCTCAGTCCGTACGGGCGCACCAAGCTCATCGGCGAACAGATTCTGCAGGATGTGGTCGCGGCGCTCGCGATGGACGGTGAAAAAGCAGCGCTCACGTGCCTTCGCTATTTCAATGTCGCGGGCTGCGAGCCGCGCGGCGAACTCGGCGAAGATCACGAACCCGAATTGCATCTGCTCCCGGTCGTGCTGCGGGCCGCGATGTCGGATCGGCCGAGCATGAAACTCTTCGGGACCGACTATCCGACTCCGGATGGAACGTGCGTACGCGACTACGCGCATGTTTGCGACATTGCCGACGCGCACGTGAGAGCGCTGGAGCGGATCTCGCCGGGTGAAACGGTCATGCTGAATCTTGGCTTGGGGCGGGGCATCTCGAACAGAGAAATAATCGACGCGGCACAGCGCGTGACCGGTCGCACCATCAAGGTGGAGGCCGCGCCCAGGCGTGAGGGCGATCCGGCACAACTCTTCGCGAACCCAATGAACGCCAGCGCGCGGCTCGGGTGGTCGCCCCGTTTTACAAAACTTGAAGAAATTGTCGAGACGGCGTGGAAATGGTTCTCCGCCCACCCGCGCGGCTACCGCGCCTGA